The window TTGATGCCCTCGACCGGATTGAACTTGCCCGGACCGTGATAGAGCACCGGATCGGCCTCGGCGAGCTTGTAGCCTTGGCCCTTCTTCGTCACGACGTGCAGGAATTGCGGGCCGCGCAATTCGCGGATGTTCTCGAGCGTCGGGATCAGCGAATCGAGATCGTGGCCGTCGATCGGCCCGATGTAGTTGAAGCCGAACTCTTCGAAGAGCGTGGCCGGCACGACCATGCCCTTCGCGTGCTCTTCGAGCTTGCGGGCCAGCTCGAGCATCGGCGGCGCCACGCGCAGCACGCGCTCGACGCCGGCGCGCGCCGCTGCGTAGAAGCGGCCCGACATCAGGCGCGCGAGATGGCGATTCAGCGCGCCCACCGGCGGCGAAATCGACATGTCGTTGTCGTTCAGGATCACCAGCAGCGGGACATCGTCGCAGACGCCCGCGTTGTTCATCGCTTCGAACGCCATGCCGGCCGTCATCGCGCCGTCGCCGATCACCGCGATCGAGAAGCGGTCTTCGCCCTTCAGCTTGCTCCCGATCGCCATGCCGAGCGCAGCCGAAATCGACGTGCTCGAGTGCGCAGTGCCGAACGTGTCGTACTCGGATTCCGCGCGGCGCGGGAAGCCCGAGATGCCGCCGAACTGGCGCAACGAGTGCATCTGGTCGCGGCGGCCCGTCAGAATCTTGTGCGGATACGTTTGGTGTCCGACGTCCCAGACGATGCGATCGTTCGGTGTGTTGAACACATAGTGCAGCGCGATCGTCAGTTCGACCGTACCGAGATTGGACGACAAATGGCCGCCCGTCTGCGACACGCTGTCGAGCACGTAGGCACGCAACTCGTCGGCGAGCGGCTGCAGTTGGCGGCGATCGAGGCGGCGCAGGTCCGCTGGGTCGTCGATAGTTTTCAGCAAGTCGTACATCGTCGTTCCATTGTAGGAAAACTTACGCGCCCGCACTTGTCTCGCGCACACCCGGAATGTTTCGTGCGCGGCGGCGGGCTTATAGCGTTAACTTCTTCCGCGTTCAACTCACCCGGTTCACAACCAGGTCAGCCAATTCGGCCAGGCGCTGCGCGCGCGCGCCGAACGGCACGAGCGCCTCGTGCGCCTCGCTGCGCAGCTGCGCAGCCAGTGCACGCGACGCATCGAGCCCAATGATCGACACGTAGGTCGGCTTACCGTCCTTCGCATCTTTGCCGGCGGTCTTGCCGAGCGTCGCGGAATCGGTCGTGACGTCGAGGATGTCGTCGACGACCTGGAACGCGAGGCCGACCGCGGCCGAATACGCGTCGAGCGAGCGCAGGGCCTCGTCGCCCGGCGCCTCGCCTGCCAGCGCACCCATGCGCACGGCTGCACGCAAGAGCGCACCGGTTTTCATCCGATGCATCGTTTCGAGCTGAGGCCGCGTCAGCGCGAGGCCCACGCTCGCCAGATCGATCGCCTGGCCGCCGGCCATGCCGATCGAGCCGCTCGCGAGCGCCAGCTCGCGCACGAGCGCGGCTTGCGCCGCGGGCGCGAGCGCCGCACTGTCGGTCAGCGCGACGAACGCCTGCGATTGCAGCGCATCGCCGACGAGCAAGGCCGTCGGCTCGTCATACTTGACGTGCACCGTGGGCTTGCCGCGGCGCAGTTCGTCGTCGTCCATGCACGGCATGTCGTCGTGCACGAGCGAATAGACGTGAATCATTTCCAGTGCCGC is drawn from Trinickia violacea and contains these coding sequences:
- a CDS encoding polyprenyl synthetase family protein, translating into MTFEEWMRSVLARVETALEHYLPGPDTAPAQLHEAMRYAALGGGKRVRPLLCHAAGELTGAGAKALEAASAALEMIHVYSLVHDDMPCMDDDELRRGKPTVHVKYDEPTALLVGDALQSQAFVALTDSAALAPAAQAALVRELALASGSIGMAGGQAIDLASVGLALTRPQLETMHRMKTGALLRAAVRMGALAGEAPGDEALRSLDAYSAAVGLAFQVVDDILDVTTDSATLGKTAGKDAKDGKPTYVSIIGLDASRALAAQLRSEAHEALVPFGARAQRLAELADLVVNRVS